A genomic segment from Cryptosporangium phraense encodes:
- a CDS encoding dTDP-4-dehydrorhamnose 3,5-epimerase family protein: MKIRPLSIDGAFEITPVLHGDPRGLFTEWYRFDHLAEAVGHPLRLAQGNLSVSARGVVRGIHFADVPPSQAKYVTCVRGAVVDVIVDLRVGSPTFGQHETVTLDEGDRRAVYVAEGLGHGFCALSDDATLTYLCSETFAPTREHAIHPLDPDLAIDWPADEPQLSAKDAAAPSLAEVRAAGGLPDYEECQRYYASLNRA, from the coding sequence GTGAAGATTCGACCGCTGAGCATCGACGGTGCTTTCGAGATCACCCCGGTCCTGCACGGCGACCCCCGCGGGTTGTTCACCGAGTGGTACCGGTTCGACCATCTCGCGGAAGCGGTCGGTCATCCGCTCCGGCTCGCGCAGGGGAACCTGTCGGTCTCCGCGCGCGGGGTCGTGCGGGGGATCCACTTCGCCGACGTGCCGCCGAGCCAGGCGAAGTACGTCACCTGCGTCCGCGGCGCGGTCGTCGACGTCATCGTCGACCTGCGGGTGGGTTCGCCGACGTTCGGGCAGCACGAGACCGTCACGCTCGACGAGGGTGACCGGCGCGCGGTGTACGTGGCCGAAGGCCTCGGGCACGGGTTCTGCGCGCTGAGCGACGACGCGACGCTGACCTACCTCTGCTCGGAGACGTTCGCGCCGACCCGGGAGCACGCGATCCATCCCCTGGACCCCGATCTCGCCATCGACTGGCCGGCCGACGAGCCGCAGCTGTCGGCCAAGGACGCGGCCGCGCCGTCGCTGGCCGAGGTGCGCGCGGCCGGCGGGCTTCCCGACTACGAAGAGTGCCAGCGCTACTACGCGTCGCTGAATCGCGCCTAA
- a CDS encoding DUF4232 domain-containing protein: MLAAGCSSDRDGTPAGGALRPEPATAQGGSHDVQATNGPGGTCSAGQLRIRVIRQPPDAVGGPVYALVTLTNDSSTACVLSGWPNTSVAGDGKVIPREVPQPAPPVRVSLADGESAYAALRWSACTKSGDACVTRARLHLGPPGDHISETTLIGVPSGESPELAISALQVGTIQSGTSNILNWS; encoded by the coding sequence ATGCTCGCCGCCGGCTGCAGCTCCGACCGGGACGGGACGCCGGCCGGCGGCGCTCTGCGCCCGGAGCCGGCCACCGCCCAGGGCGGGAGTCACGACGTCCAGGCCACCAACGGGCCTGGGGGTACGTGTTCAGCCGGGCAGCTACGTATCCGAGTGATTCGTCAACCGCCCGACGCGGTCGGAGGTCCGGTCTACGCCCTCGTGACGCTCACGAACGATTCCTCAACCGCGTGCGTTTTGTCGGGCTGGCCCAATACCTCGGTCGCAGGTGACGGCAAGGTGATACCCCGTGAGGTTCCCCAGCCCGCACCTCCGGTCCGCGTGAGCCTCGCGGACGGCGAATCCGCGTATGCGGCCCTCCGTTGGTCGGCCTGTACCAAGTCCGGCGACGCCTGCGTGACCCGAGCTCGTCTCCATCTCGGGCCACCCGGTGACCACATCTCCGAAACGACACTCATCGGCGTGCCGTCCGGCGAGTCGCCCGAGCTCGCCATCAGCGCCCTGCAGGTCGGCACGATCCAGTCTGGAACATCGAACATCCTCAACTGGTCCTGA
- the pafA gene encoding Pup--protein ligase, with amino-acid sequence MERRIFGLETEYGVTCTFRGQRRLSPDEVARYLFRRVVSWGRSSNVFLRNGARLYLDVGSHPEYATPECDSVADLVTHDRAGERILEGLLVDAERRLRDEGIAGDIYLFKNNTDSAGNSYGCHENYLVSRHGEFARLADVLIPFLVTRQLICGAGKVLQTPRGAVYCLSQRAEHIWEGVSSATTRSRPIINTRDEPHADAERFRRLHVIVGDSNMNEVTTLLKVGAADIVLRMIEAGVTMKDLTLENPIRAIREVSHDITGRRTVRLANGKEISALDIQMEYHSKASEFVERYGGGPAARRIIDLWGRVLKAVEGDDLGSVEREIDWVTKLKLIERYSERHELSLSSPRVAQLDLAYHDIRRGRGVFAVMEKRGAVERVTRDLDVFAAKSVPPQTTRARLRGEFIRRAQERRRDFTVDWVHLKLNDQAQRTVLCKDPFRAVDERVDRLIASM; translated from the coding sequence ATGGAGCGGCGGATCTTCGGTCTCGAGACCGAGTACGGAGTCACGTGCACGTTCCGGGGCCAGCGGCGTCTCTCGCCCGACGAGGTGGCGCGGTACTTGTTCCGGCGTGTTGTCTCGTGGGGTCGGTCGAGCAACGTCTTCCTGCGTAACGGCGCCCGGCTCTACCTGGATGTGGGGTCCCACCCCGAGTACGCCACGCCGGAGTGCGATTCGGTCGCTGACCTGGTCACCCACGACCGGGCCGGCGAGCGGATCCTCGAAGGCCTGCTGGTCGACGCCGAGCGTCGGCTGCGCGACGAGGGCATTGCCGGCGACATCTACCTGTTCAAGAACAACACCGACTCGGCCGGCAACTCGTACGGGTGCCACGAGAACTACCTGGTCTCGCGGCACGGGGAGTTCGCGCGGCTGGCCGACGTCCTGATCCCGTTCCTGGTCACCCGGCAGCTGATCTGCGGCGCGGGCAAGGTGCTGCAGACGCCCCGGGGTGCGGTCTACTGCCTGTCCCAGCGGGCCGAGCACATCTGGGAGGGCGTCTCGTCGGCGACCACCCGGTCGCGCCCGATCATCAACACCCGCGACGAGCCGCACGCGGACGCCGAGCGGTTCCGTCGTCTGCACGTCATCGTCGGCGACTCGAACATGAACGAGGTCACGACGCTGCTGAAGGTCGGCGCGGCCGACATCGTGCTGCGGATGATCGAGGCCGGCGTCACGATGAAGGACCTGACGCTGGAGAACCCGATCCGGGCGATCCGCGAGGTCTCGCACGACATCACCGGCCGCCGCACGGTCCGGCTGGCGAACGGCAAGGAGATCAGCGCGCTCGACATCCAGATGGAGTACCACTCCAAGGCGTCGGAGTTCGTCGAGCGCTACGGCGGCGGCCCGGCCGCGCGCCGGATCATCGACCTCTGGGGCCGGGTGCTCAAGGCCGTCGAGGGCGACGATCTGGGCTCGGTCGAGCGGGAGATCGACTGGGTGACGAAGCTGAAGCTGATCGAGCGGTACTCGGAGCGGCACGAGCTGTCGCTGTCGAGCCCGCGGGTGGCCCAGCTCGACCTGGCCTATCACGACATCCGTCGAGGTCGCGGCGTGTTCGCGGTGATGGAGAAGCGCGGCGCGGTCGAGCGGGTCACGCGCGATCTCGACGTGTTCGCGGCCAAGTCGGTGCCGCCGCAGACGACCCGCGCGCGCCTGCGCGGGGAGTTCATCCGGCGGGCCCAGGAGCGGCGGCGGGACTTCACGGTGGACTGGGTGCACCTGAAGCTCAACGACCAGGCGCAGCGGACCGTGCTGTGCAAGGACCCGTTCCGGGCCGTGGACGAGCGGGTCGATCGCCTGATCGCGTCGATGTAG
- a CDS encoding IPT/TIG domain-containing protein — MFQAPSKVARLAAATAALLGAGGGAFALAPAASADTSTLITITSMSTQKGSTAGGTYVVITGSGFNSVADTDLDGFADLSAVYFGTTGAGNSATTNNATVVTVVDDTLLLAKAPAVAAGKVDVTIKDSAGNTTANTAKDDFTFIDPVSVTSITSASGVVGDSTANTPVFALFNPLGGSTVTLGFSTPALTQPAATKLTVTFAGANGAVLTTTGSYTWTAGTAASGNNAATPSTGTLKVTAPAGTPGANAVKVVIYNDGVAGTGNSLDSKYAAVISSLSRTTAPLSGVSGSLSTTPPTPALTVYGKGLQGVTQLTVSGASNASLTCAGVTGKLDTQLNCASIPAVTTAGAYSLTFTPTTSTIPVAVVGPSGSGTTATTGNTLTYVTA, encoded by the coding sequence ATGTTCCAGGCCCCATCCAAGGTCGCGCGGCTGGCAGCTGCGACGGCTGCGTTGCTCGGCGCCGGAGGCGGCGCGTTCGCGCTGGCGCCGGCGGCATCCGCTGATACCAGCACGCTGATCACGATCACCTCGATGAGCACGCAGAAGGGTTCGACGGCCGGCGGCACATATGTCGTCATCACTGGTAGCGGGTTCAACAGCGTCGCCGACACCGACCTCGACGGCTTCGCGGATTTGAGCGCCGTGTATTTCGGCACGACCGGCGCCGGCAACTCGGCCACCACGAACAACGCGACGGTGGTGACGGTCGTGGACGACACGCTCTTGCTGGCCAAGGCTCCTGCGGTGGCGGCCGGCAAGGTTGACGTGACGATCAAGGACTCGGCCGGCAATACGACAGCGAACACCGCGAAGGACGACTTCACGTTCATCGACCCGGTCAGCGTCACGAGCATCACCAGTGCGTCGGGCGTCGTCGGTGACAGCACCGCCAACACACCCGTGTTTGCGCTGTTCAATCCGCTCGGCGGCAGCACGGTCACGCTCGGGTTCTCGACTCCAGCGCTTACTCAACCTGCGGCGACCAAGCTCACCGTCACCTTCGCCGGCGCGAACGGAGCAGTCCTCACGACAACCGGGTCGTACACCTGGACAGCGGGAACCGCTGCGAGCGGCAACAACGCCGCGACGCCCAGCACCGGCACACTCAAGGTCACGGCTCCCGCTGGAACGCCAGGCGCGAACGCGGTGAAGGTCGTCATCTACAACGACGGAGTGGCTGGTACGGGCAACTCGCTCGACTCCAAGTACGCCGCCGTCATCAGCTCGTTGAGCCGGACAACTGCGCCGCTGTCGGGTGTGAGCGGAAGCCTGTCCACCACTCCGCCGACACCGGCGCTGACGGTCTACGGCAAGGGACTGCAGGGCGTCACCCAGCTGACGGTCAGTGGCGCGTCCAACGCGAGCCTCACTTGCGCGGGTGTGACCGGAAAGCTCGATACGCAGTTGAACTGCGCGTCGATTCCGGCGGTCACCACTGCGGGCGCGTACTCCCTGACATTCACCCCGACGACCTCGACCATTCCGGTCGCCGTCGTGGGCCCGAGTGGAAGTGGGACGACCGCGACGACGGGTAACACGCTGACGTACGTCACAGCCTGA
- a CDS encoding DUF4232 domain-containing protein codes for MQRSLVGACLSVVLLAGCSSGSGPQTPTVGTPAGPGTPYASQDDQSDEVGSNQPVEPLSVAPPEPGTKPPLQPATQAPPPPPGDTAPCKTAQLSARVIRQLGTGKTGPGVGLVILTNLGSRECALSGWPVVGLTSKGTALSVPATKVNRPHKPVGMLLKPRRTAFAGIQWRGCPPTATGCRTGDGFRVGAPGSTSIPAELAGFSSAEKKGFPVSAIVVGSLQPTTTDILNW; via the coding sequence ATGCAGCGGAGCCTCGTCGGGGCATGCCTGAGCGTGGTCTTGCTCGCCGGCTGTAGCAGCGGCAGCGGGCCACAAACCCCTACCGTCGGGACGCCCGCTGGACCCGGGACACCCTACGCTTCCCAGGACGACCAGTCCGACGAAGTCGGCTCCAACCAGCCCGTCGAGCCGCTCAGCGTCGCCCCACCGGAGCCGGGCACGAAGCCGCCGCTCCAACCCGCCACCCAGGCTCCCCCGCCCCCTCCGGGCGACACGGCACCGTGCAAGACCGCGCAGCTGTCCGCCCGGGTCATCCGACAGCTCGGCACCGGCAAGACGGGCCCCGGCGTCGGGCTCGTCATTCTGACCAACCTCGGCAGCCGGGAGTGCGCACTCAGCGGCTGGCCCGTCGTCGGTCTGACCAGCAAGGGCACCGCGCTCAGCGTGCCCGCCACGAAGGTCAACCGTCCGCACAAACCGGTCGGCATGCTCCTGAAGCCACGGCGAACCGCGTTCGCGGGGATTCAGTGGCGCGGCTGCCCGCCGACCGCGACCGGCTGCCGGACCGGCGACGGCTTCCGCGTGGGCGCACCCGGCTCCACGTCGATCCCGGCCGAGCTGGCCGGCTTCTCCTCCGCCGAGAAGAAGGGCTTCCCGGTCAGCGCGATCGTGGTCGGCTCACTGCAGCCGACCACGACCGACATCCTGAACTGGTGA